The following coding sequences are from one Sphingobium sp. V4 window:
- a CDS encoding heme-binding protein, producing the protein MSLTLAQARIIIDTALEKARADGAQPLAVVVLDAGAHPVACVREDGASLFRFDIAKAKASGALGMGADTRVIAARAASNPAFFQSVVAVTGGQLALSPGGVLIREMEGAVIGAVGISGDTGDCDEACAIAGILAAGLTHGDVK; encoded by the coding sequence ATGAGCCTCACCCTCGCCCAGGCGCGGATCATCATCGACACGGCGCTGGAAAAGGCGCGCGCCGATGGCGCGCAGCCGCTCGCCGTGGTCGTGCTGGACGCGGGCGCGCACCCCGTCGCTTGTGTGCGCGAGGACGGCGCCAGCCTGTTCCGTTTCGACATCGCTAAGGCCAAAGCCTCGGGTGCGCTGGGGATGGGGGCGGACACGCGGGTCATTGCCGCGCGCGCCGCCTCCAATCCTGCCTTCTTCCAGAGCGTGGTGGCCGTCACCGGCGGCCAGCTCGCTCTGTCGCCCGGCGGCGTCCTGATCCGCGAGATGGAAGGCGCGGTGATCGGCGCCGTCGGGATCAGCGGCGATACGGGCGATTGCGACGAGGCTTGCGCCATTGCGGGCATATTGGCCGCCGGCCTTACCCATGGAGATGTGAAATGA
- a CDS encoding alpha/beta hydrolase, with amino-acid sequence MKRLLAVIALAAAGPAIAQDVRMESIAAPDHKDAIDLYPGTPAPAGAGEQWSRMQVTLGSNRIDNIMVRNVIRPTITPYLPAPGKATGAAVIVAPGGAFLSLSMTGEGSDVARWLADHGVAAFVLKYRLNETPRDDRAFLGVMGARFGAAAKGDVVEEIREPRATQDALAALALVRARSAAFQVDPARVGMIGFSAGAMATLRAVLDGRGAARPAFMGYIYGPMAPLSVPADAPPMFAAIAMDDGLFARQNFGLVEAWRQAKRPVELHAYERGDHGFGAGKPGTTTMGLLPQFLSWMNMRGLLGAKAAQ; translated from the coding sequence ATGAAGCGCTTGCTGGCCGTCATCGCCTTGGCTGCGGCCGGGCCCGCCATCGCGCAGGACGTACGCATGGAGTCGATTGCTGCGCCCGATCACAAGGACGCGATCGACCTTTATCCCGGGACACCGGCTCCGGCCGGTGCAGGCGAGCAATGGTCGCGTATGCAGGTGACGCTGGGCAGCAACCGGATCGACAATATCATGGTCCGCAACGTCATCCGCCCCACCATCACGCCATATCTGCCCGCACCGGGCAAGGCGACCGGGGCGGCGGTGATCGTCGCGCCGGGCGGGGCGTTCCTGTCGCTGTCGATGACGGGCGAGGGCAGCGACGTCGCGCGCTGGCTGGCGGATCATGGGGTTGCCGCCTTCGTACTGAAATATCGGCTGAATGAAACGCCACGCGATGACCGCGCTTTTCTGGGCGTGATGGGCGCGCGGTTCGGCGCGGCGGCCAAGGGCGACGTGGTCGAGGAGATCAGGGAACCACGCGCCACGCAGGACGCACTGGCGGCGCTGGCCCTGGTGCGGGCGCGTTCCGCCGCGTTTCAGGTCGATCCTGCCAGGGTCGGAATGATCGGCTTTTCAGCCGGCGCGATGGCGACGCTGCGGGCTGTCCTGGACGGGCGGGGCGCGGCGCGGCCGGCCTTCATGGGCTATATTTACGGGCCGATGGCGCCTTTGTCGGTGCCCGCCGACGCGCCGCCTATGTTCGCGGCTATCGCGATGGACGACGGCCTATTCGCGCGACAGAATTTCGGCCTGGTCGAAGCCTGGCGGCAGGCGAAGCGGCCGGTCGAACTGCACGCCTATGAACGCGGCGACCATGGCTTTGGCGCGGGGAAGCCCGGCACGACGACCATGGGCCTGTTGCCGCAATTCCTGTCGTGGATGAACATGCGTGGCCTGCTGGGCGCAAAGGCGGCTCAATGA
- a CDS encoding TonB-dependent receptor, translated as MRKFHKSILAMAGVSTLAITAPAFAQDAAAPQEAAEEASSDIIVTAQRRQEKVTEVPISITVASQKQLERQQVNNLNDLNRVAPALEIQSAPAQNTGGGGSIRGIGTQSFSPGAVASVGVVVDQVSQGNANISDLFDVSRIEVLKGPQGTLFGLTTSAGVINITTNAPDPTQFSGRVRTELSDAGTAGSQYGQQVVQGVINVPISATSALRVSGMSNTRQGVNRNAVTGDWNDVNRYALRGRFLWNATEDLTVNLIGDWSKGTTENSGDFFTFISNTAANTALLNSCGITPGEGNQTYCLANGYRGSTKAWGGSAQVDYDAGPLTLTSITAYRKTDVNSGGGNIYRADALASRLTSGPTGTDLRLFTQEFRASSNNNDLLEYTIGAFYSNQKTVQQPERFTIRVTLPNGVTITPVNTPGALNEIKDESLSVFGQGTLHASDSLRLILGARYTGGRLSLDRTDAGTGATSFEVLNVDKVSWKTGVQYDIARDIMAYATAARGFKGGQIAVPTAPLLPYVVQPEIPMSYEAGLKATLFGGAVLDVSLFYSKIKNFQAQECNVNPTTAQLVCAQTNIDGVKTRGAEVNLFGQISDRLSMNTGFIYTKATYPGGFIGNDGTDIGGSQLAYSPRYKFTLSGEYEQPLTGAINGFLAVDTIWKSRIRYQNTSRSEETFRPHWTVGGRLGVRSEDERYSAGLFVRNLFNVHEPSILQSNFGSGVGAIYGPQSFRQVGLQLDAKF; from the coding sequence ATGCGTAAGTTCCACAAGTCCATCCTGGCCATGGCGGGCGTCAGCACGCTCGCCATCACCGCGCCCGCCTTCGCGCAGGACGCCGCCGCGCCGCAGGAAGCGGCCGAGGAAGCATCGTCGGACATAATTGTTACCGCTCAACGGCGTCAGGAAAAGGTGACGGAGGTTCCCATCTCCATCACCGTCGCCAGCCAGAAGCAGTTGGAGCGTCAGCAGGTCAACAATCTGAACGACCTGAACCGGGTCGCCCCGGCGCTCGAAATCCAGTCGGCTCCGGCCCAGAACACGGGCGGCGGCGGCTCGATCCGCGGCATCGGCACGCAGAGCTTCTCGCCCGGCGCTGTCGCTTCAGTCGGCGTCGTCGTCGATCAGGTCAGCCAGGGCAATGCCAATATCTCTGACCTGTTCGACGTGTCGCGGATCGAAGTGCTGAAGGGGCCGCAAGGAACGCTGTTCGGCCTCACCACGTCGGCCGGCGTGATCAACATCACCACCAATGCCCCTGATCCGACCCAGTTCAGCGGTCGCGTCCGCACCGAATTGTCGGATGCAGGGACGGCCGGCTCCCAATATGGCCAGCAGGTTGTCCAGGGCGTTATCAACGTGCCGATCAGCGCGACCAGCGCGTTGCGCGTCTCGGGCATGAGCAACACCCGTCAGGGTGTCAATCGCAACGCGGTCACTGGCGACTGGAACGACGTCAATCGCTATGCGCTGCGCGGCCGCTTCCTCTGGAACGCGACCGAAGACCTGACCGTCAACCTGATCGGCGACTGGTCGAAGGGCACGACTGAAAATAGCGGCGATTTCTTCACCTTCATCTCCAACACGGCGGCAAACACCGCCTTGCTCAACAGCTGCGGCATCACGCCCGGTGAAGGGAACCAGACCTATTGCCTCGCCAACGGCTATCGTGGCAGCACCAAAGCCTGGGGCGGGTCGGCCCAGGTCGATTATGATGCGGGTCCGCTCACCCTCACATCCATCACCGCCTACCGCAAGACGGATGTGAATTCGGGCGGCGGCAACATCTATCGCGCCGACGCTCTTGCCTCCCGTTTGACGAGCGGGCCGACCGGCACCGACCTGCGCCTGTTCACCCAGGAATTCCGGGCGTCGTCTAACAATAACGACCTGCTCGAATACACCATCGGCGCTTTCTATTCCAATCAGAAGACGGTGCAGCAGCCCGAGCGCTTCACCATTCGCGTGACGCTGCCCAACGGTGTCACCATCACCCCGGTCAACACGCCGGGCGCACTGAACGAGATCAAGGACGAGTCCTTGTCGGTCTTTGGCCAGGGCACGCTGCACGCCAGCGACAGCCTGCGGTTGATCCTGGGCGCGCGCTACACCGGCGGCCGCCTCTCGCTCGACCGGACCGATGCGGGCACGGGCGCGACCAGCTTTGAAGTGTTGAATGTCGACAAGGTTTCCTGGAAGACCGGCGTGCAATATGACATCGCTCGCGACATCATGGCCTATGCCACTGCCGCGCGCGGCTTCAAGGGCGGGCAGATCGCGGTACCGACTGCACCATTGCTGCCCTATGTCGTGCAGCCGGAAATTCCGATGTCCTATGAAGCCGGCCTCAAGGCTACGCTGTTCGGCGGCGCGGTGCTGGATGTCAGCCTGTTCTATAGCAAGATCAAGAACTTCCAGGCTCAGGAATGTAACGTTAACCCGACGACGGCTCAGCTTGTCTGCGCCCAGACCAACATCGACGGGGTCAAGACGCGCGGTGCGGAAGTCAATCTGTTCGGCCAGATTTCCGACCGGCTGTCGATGAACACTGGTTTCATCTACACCAAGGCGACCTATCCGGGTGGCTTTATCGGCAATGACGGCACCGACATCGGCGGCAGCCAGCTGGCTTACTCTCCGCGCTACAAATTCACCCTGTCGGGCGAATATGAGCAGCCGCTGACCGGCGCCATCAATGGCTTCCTTGCGGTCGACACCATCTGGAAATCGCGGATCCGCTACCAGAACACGTCGCGCAGCGAGGAAACCTTCCGTCCCCACTGGACGGTGGGTGGCCGCTTGGGCGTCCGCAGCGAGGATGAACGCTATTCGGCGGGCCTGTTCGTGCGCAACCTGTTCAATGTCCATGAACCGTCGATTTTGCAGAGCAATTTCGGATCGGGTGTCGGCGCCATTTATGGCCCGCAGTCCTTCCGCCAGGTCGGCCTGCAACTCGACGCGAAATTCTGA
- a CDS encoding family 1 glycosylhydrolase, protein MLDRRTLLATGAALMAAPAFAARKAADPAFPKGFFWGTATAPHQIEGNNIASDLWFLENQQPTVFAQPSGDACNSFLMWETDLDLAKNMGLNCYRFGIEWARIEPEKGLFSEAMLDHYKAIVDGCRARGLTPIVTYSHFTAPRWFSAQGGWTNPESEQLFARYCDKATRALGQGVERVITFNEPNILLLLKSMLPRQVWDIQKLTLDTAAKRLGVAKFVCANVAAFDDLPALQKGLLAAHKAGKAAIKAVRPDLPVGLSLAMMDDQAVGKASIRDRMRGELYGEWLTAAKGDDFIGVQNYERALWDDKGRLPTPAGSTVNWSGTEVWAGSLAGSVRYAHEITGVPILVSEHGVGSDDDAIRAKFIPESLAGLKAAMDDGVPVIGYCHWSLLDNFEWIFGYKPKFGLHSVDPVTFARTPKPSAAVYGAIARRNAL, encoded by the coding sequence ATGCTGGACCGCAGAACCCTTCTGGCCACCGGCGCCGCGTTGATGGCCGCCCCGGCGTTCGCCGCGCGAAAGGCTGCCGATCCTGCCTTTCCCAAGGGCTTCTTCTGGGGAACGGCAACCGCGCCGCACCAGATCGAGGGCAATAATATCGCCAGCGACCTGTGGTTCCTGGAAAATCAGCAACCCACCGTCTTCGCCCAGCCATCGGGCGATGCCTGCAACAGTTTCCTGATGTGGGAAACCGACCTCGACCTCGCCAAAAATATGGGCCTCAACTGCTATCGCTTCGGCATCGAATGGGCGCGGATCGAGCCGGAGAAGGGCCTGTTCAGCGAGGCGATGCTTGACCATTACAAGGCGATCGTAGACGGGTGCCGCGCACGCGGCCTGACGCCGATCGTCACCTACAGCCATTTCACCGCGCCGCGCTGGTTCAGCGCGCAGGGGGGCTGGACCAACCCGGAAAGCGAACAGCTTTTTGCGCGTTATTGCGACAAGGCGACGCGCGCGCTGGGGCAGGGGGTCGAACGGGTCATCACTTTCAACGAACCCAATATCCTGCTGTTGCTGAAGTCGATGCTGCCGCGACAGGTGTGGGACATTCAGAAGCTGACGCTCGACACCGCGGCCAAGCGCCTTGGCGTCGCCAAGTTCGTCTGCGCCAATGTCGCGGCTTTTGACGATCTGCCCGCGCTGCAAAAGGGGCTGCTGGCTGCTCACAAGGCGGGTAAGGCCGCGATCAAGGCGGTGCGGCCCGACCTGCCGGTCGGCCTTTCGCTCGCCATGATGGACGACCAGGCCGTGGGCAAGGCGTCGATCCGCGACCGGATGCGCGGCGAACTATACGGCGAATGGTTGACCGCCGCGAAAGGGGACGATTTCATCGGCGTCCAGAATTACGAACGTGCGCTCTGGGACGATAAAGGCCGTTTGCCTACGCCGGCCGGATCGACCGTCAACTGGTCGGGCACCGAAGTCTGGGCGGGTTCGCTGGCCGGATCGGTGCGCTATGCCCATGAAATCACCGGCGTCCCGATCCTGGTGTCGGAACATGGCGTGGGCAGCGATGACGATGCGATCAGAGCGAAATTCATCCCTGAATCCCTGGCCGGACTGAAGGCAGCCATGGACGACGGCGTTCCGGTGATCGGCTATTGTCACTGGTCGCTGCTTGACAATTTCGAATGGATTTTCGGCTACAAGCCAAAATTCGGCCTCCATAGCGTCGATCCCGTCACCTTCGCTCGCACGCCCAAACCGAGCGCCGCCGTCTATGGCGCGATCGCCCGCCGCAACGCGCTGTAA
- a CDS encoding fumarylacetoacetate hydrolase family protein, with translation MTRFVSFRRPDGTPSFGRQNGETIVELATDATPSLKAALTDGSLAGLTDGASFAAADVVLLPVIPDPAKILCVGLNYAEHVKETGREQKAHPAIFVRYADSLIADGQPMVKPAVTTRFDYEGELAVIIGKPCHKVAAADAMAYVAGYACFNDGSARDWQRHNIQFTPGKTFPGTGGFGPGLVTPDAIEDLGALRVQTRLNGELVQDQPVSDMIWDIPTVIEYISAFTPLAPGDVIATGTPGGVGDKRTPPLYMNAGDKVEVTIGTIGTLTNRIIDEQ, from the coding sequence GTGACCCGATTTGTAAGCTTCCGCCGCCCCGACGGCACCCCGAGCTTCGGCCGCCAGAATGGCGAGACGATCGTGGAACTGGCAACCGACGCGACGCCCAGCCTGAAGGCGGCGCTGACCGACGGCAGCCTTGCCGGCCTGACTGACGGCGCGTCCTTCGCCGCCGCCGATGTCGTGCTGCTGCCGGTCATTCCCGATCCCGCCAAGATCCTGTGCGTGGGCCTCAACTATGCCGAGCATGTCAAGGAAACCGGCCGTGAGCAGAAGGCGCATCCGGCGATCTTCGTGCGCTATGCCGACAGCCTGATCGCGGATGGCCAGCCCATGGTGAAGCCCGCCGTCACCACCCGCTTCGACTATGAGGGCGAACTGGCGGTCATCATCGGCAAGCCTTGTCACAAGGTCGCAGCCGCTGACGCCATGGCCTATGTCGCCGGCTATGCCTGCTTTAACGACGGGTCGGCGCGCGATTGGCAGCGCCACAATATCCAGTTCACGCCGGGCAAGACCTTCCCTGGCACCGGCGGCTTCGGCCCCGGGCTGGTGACGCCCGACGCGATCGAGGATTTGGGCGCGCTGCGCGTCCAGACCCGCCTCAATGGCGAACTGGTGCAGGACCAGCCGGTCAGCGACATGATCTGGGACATTCCCACGGTCATCGAATATATCAGCGCCTTCACGCCGCTCGCCCCTGGTGATGTCATCGCCACGGGCACCCCTGGCGGCGTCGGCGACAAGCGTACCCCGCCGCTCTACATGAACGCGGGCGACAAGGTCGAAGTCACCATCGGCACCATCGGCACGCTGACCAACCGCATCATCGACGAACAGTAA
- a CDS encoding VOC family protein, which translates to MKLRSIELALPGAEQAAAFLTEIWGMAPADVVGNIHYLRGSGSYPYLVALEESVDCYVRSTTFVCTAERLAQLKQSVAAAGLTAAPVTSDDLGGGHGIIVELAEGELLRFLVDAAEVAPIEGADLPVKLTHVVFNSADAEATGHLVEDALGFRVSDRTKGMVFVRCNDSHHSTAFARAGFASLNHIAFEMEDLDAVMRGIGRLRDQDMAPAWGPGRHGPGANVFAYFIAPFGPVIEFSTAVNKVPDDYQPGAPEDWTWPAKRIDQWGMSDKDFNGLRAAEEKFRHRRDWEAAPLDA; encoded by the coding sequence ATGAAGTTGCGCAGCATCGAACTGGCGCTGCCGGGCGCGGAGCAGGCCGCTGCCTTCCTGACCGAGATCTGGGGCATGGCCCCGGCCGATGTGGTGGGCAATATCCATTATCTGCGCGGATCGGGCAGCTATCCCTATCTGGTGGCGCTGGAAGAGTCTGTGGATTGCTATGTCCGCTCCACCACCTTCGTCTGCACCGCCGAACGGCTGGCGCAGTTGAAGCAGAGCGTCGCCGCCGCCGGCCTGACCGCCGCGCCGGTGACGTCCGACGATCTGGGCGGCGGCCATGGCATCATCGTCGAGCTGGCGGAGGGCGAATTGCTGCGCTTCCTGGTCGATGCTGCGGAAGTCGCGCCGATCGAGGGCGCCGATCTGCCGGTCAAGCTGACCCATGTGGTGTTCAACAGCGCCGACGCCGAAGCGACCGGCCATCTGGTCGAGGACGCGCTGGGCTTTCGCGTGTCGGACCGGACCAAGGGCATGGTATTCGTGCGCTGCAACGATTCCCACCACAGCACCGCCTTCGCCCGCGCGGGCTTCGCGTCGCTGAACCATATCGCCTTCGAGATGGAGGATCTGGACGCGGTGATGCGCGGTATTGGCCGGTTGCGCGATCAGGACATGGCGCCGGCCTGGGGGCCGGGCCGCCATGGTCCGGGTGCCAACGTCTTCGCCTATTTCATCGCTCCCTTCGGCCCGGTGATCGAATTTTCGACCGCCGTGAACAAGGTGCCCGACGATTATCAGCCCGGCGCACCGGAGGACTGGACCTGGCCGGCCAAGCGGATCGACCAGTGGGGCATGTCCGACAAGGATTTTAACGGTCTGCGCGCCGCCGAGGAGAAATTCCGCCATCGCCGCGATTGGGAGGCCGCCCCGCTTGACGCTTGA
- a CDS encoding glycosyl hydrolase has protein sequence MKARTLRFAALLACTAIGAPALADELADGFRNPPQSARPRVWWHWMNGNVTKEGIDKDLDWMARMGIGGVQNFDANLMTPQIVLQRLTYMTDGWKDAFRHAVQTADAKGLEFAIAASPGWSETGGPWVKPQDAMKKLVWSETDLRGGQRLKGALPSPPSITGAFQSAKFSDPLAGGEGAAALPTSYGDARVLAYPVKATALPAPRVTQGNGSAVAAAPLLDNDLETVVQVAKGDAANPGALILDYGKPVTIRSASLFVPHARPPFGDPAYRPTLEAETAQGWQPIGRFSLTEVSATVGFAPVTAQRFRLMLSPNDAPKSPGLGDGAPGAIMIDVFGRADSPTLGIGDLRLSAEAKVDQYEAKAGYAIVADYNSLSDAPATDAPAIDPAKVIDLTDKLRADGTLDWTAPKGSDWRIVRMGWSLTGKMNHPATPEATGLEVDKYDAGAVRRYLETYIGMYRDTVGADWIGRKGIRALLTDSIEVGASNWTPRIVDEFKARRGYDPVPFLPTLTGAVVGSAARSDAFLHDYRQTLADLMADAHYGTVAEVAHEHGLTVYGEALENGRPVLGDDLAMRSHADVPMAALWTFNRGGKPRPTLIGDMKGAASVAHIYGQNIVSAESMTSAFAPWAFAPSDLKRVIDLEFASGVNRPIVHTSVHQPVDDKVPGLSLMIFGQYFNRHESWAEMAKPWVDYMARTGYLLQQGRDQADLAYFYGEDTPITSLFEHGVPADLPTRYAYDFVNSDILAKRMTIDNGELAAGSARYRALYLGGTSRVMTLTTLQRIATLVEDGATVIGLAPERAPGLKDDAATFKALVTRLWSGAPVGKGRVIASRDVEAALASIGIGPDFRITEGAVDADYRFVHRKLADGDLYFVNNRTDKAGRIEARFRVTGKQPELWRAIDGTAAPISYRIEGGETVIPLDVGAEDAFFILFRKPAVAPAVAVAAKTTYPVMTLSNPWSVSFQPGRGAPAKIEMPKLTPLESNADKGVRYFSGVATYSTRFALPRGVKAGAPLWIDLGRIGDVAEVRVNGQLAGTSWFAPYRIDIGKLVKAGTNQLEVKVANLWVNRLIGDQQPGAPKVTFTAAPTYRPDAPLRPAGLIGPVTLQAEGDRQ, from the coding sequence ATGAAAGCCCGCACCCTTCGTTTCGCCGCCCTGCTGGCCTGCACCGCGATCGGCGCGCCGGCGCTGGCGGATGAACTGGCCGATGGCTTTCGCAATCCGCCCCAGTCGGCGCGCCCGCGCGTCTGGTGGCACTGGATGAACGGCAATGTGACCAAGGAGGGGATCGACAAGGATCTCGACTGGATGGCGCGGATGGGGATCGGCGGGGTCCAGAATTTCGACGCCAATCTGATGACGCCGCAGATCGTGCTGCAGCGGCTGACCTATATGACCGACGGCTGGAAGGACGCCTTCCGCCATGCGGTGCAGACCGCCGATGCCAAGGGGCTGGAATTCGCCATCGCCGCCTCGCCCGGCTGGAGCGAGACGGGAGGTCCCTGGGTCAAGCCACAGGACGCGATGAAGAAGCTGGTCTGGAGCGAGACGGACCTGCGCGGCGGCCAGCGGCTGAAGGGCGCGCTGCCCTCCCCGCCGTCGATCACCGGCGCGTTCCAGAGCGCGAAGTTCAGCGACCCGCTGGCGGGAGGTGAGGGCGCAGCCGCACTTCCCACTTCCTATGGCGACGCTCGCGTGCTTGCCTATCCGGTCAAGGCAACTGCCTTGCCTGCGCCCCGCGTCACGCAGGGGAATGGCAGCGCTGTCGCCGCGGCGCCGCTGCTCGACAACGATCTTGAAACCGTGGTGCAGGTCGCGAAAGGCGACGCCGCAAATCCGGGCGCGCTCATCCTCGACTATGGTAAGCCCGTTACCATCCGGTCGGCCAGCCTGTTCGTGCCCCATGCGCGGCCGCCCTTCGGCGATCCGGCATACCGCCCGACGCTGGAGGCGGAGACCGCGCAGGGCTGGCAGCCGATCGGCCGCTTTTCGCTGACCGAAGTGTCAGCAACGGTCGGCTTCGCGCCTGTAACCGCTCAGCGTTTTCGCCTGATGCTCTCGCCCAATGACGCGCCCAAGTCGCCGGGTCTGGGCGACGGCGCGCCCGGCGCGATCATGATCGACGTGTTCGGCCGCGCCGACAGCCCCACGCTTGGCATCGGCGATCTGCGCCTGTCGGCAGAGGCGAAGGTGGATCAATATGAAGCCAAGGCCGGCTACGCCATCGTCGCCGATTATAACAGCCTGAGCGACGCACCCGCGACCGACGCACCGGCCATCGATCCGGCGAAGGTGATCGACCTGACCGACAAGCTGCGTGCCGATGGCACGCTCGACTGGACTGCGCCCAAGGGCAGCGACTGGCGGATCGTCCGCATGGGATGGTCGCTGACCGGCAAGATGAACCACCCCGCCACGCCCGAAGCGACGGGGCTGGAGGTCGACAAATATGACGCCGGCGCCGTGCGCCGTTATCTGGAAACCTATATCGGCATGTATCGCGACACGGTGGGCGCGGACTGGATCGGCCGGAAGGGCATCCGCGCGCTGCTGACCGACAGTATCGAGGTCGGCGCGTCCAACTGGACCCCTCGCATCGTGGATGAGTTCAAGGCCCGGCGCGGCTATGACCCGGTGCCTTTCCTACCGACCTTGACCGGCGCGGTCGTGGGGTCGGCCGCGCGCAGCGACGCCTTCCTGCATGATTATCGCCAGACGTTGGCTGACCTGATGGCCGACGCCCATTATGGCACAGTCGCTGAGGTCGCGCATGAGCATGGCTTGACCGTCTATGGCGAAGCGCTGGAAAATGGGCGCCCGGTGCTGGGCGATGACCTTGCGATGCGGTCTCATGCCGATGTGCCCATGGCGGCGCTCTGGACCTTCAACCGGGGTGGCAAGCCGCGCCCGACTCTGATCGGTGACATGAAGGGCGCGGCCTCGGTCGCCCATATCTATGGCCAGAATATCGTCTCGGCCGAATCCATGACATCGGCCTTTGCGCCCTGGGCGTTCGCGCCGTCGGACCTGAAGCGCGTCATCGACCTGGAATTCGCATCGGGTGTCAACCGGCCGATTGTCCACACCTCGGTCCATCAGCCGGTAGACGACAAGGTTCCGGGTCTCAGCCTCATGATCTTCGGCCAATATTTTAACCGGCATGAAAGCTGGGCGGAGATGGCCAAGCCCTGGGTCGATTATATGGCCCGCACCGGCTATCTGCTTCAGCAGGGCCGGGACCAGGCCGACCTCGCCTATTTCTATGGCGAAGATACGCCGATCACATCCTTGTTCGAACATGGCGTGCCTGCCGACCTGCCGACCCGATACGCCTATGACTTCGTAAATTCCGATATCCTCGCCAAGCGCATGACCATCGATAATGGGGAACTGGCGGCAGGCAGCGCCCGTTACCGCGCATTGTATTTGGGTGGCACTAGCCGGGTAATGACCCTGACGACCCTGCAGCGCATCGCGACGCTGGTGGAGGACGGGGCGACTGTCATCGGCCTGGCCCCCGAACGGGCGCCCGGCCTTAAGGACGACGCGGCCACGTTCAAGGCGCTCGTCACCCGCCTGTGGAGCGGTGCGCCGGTCGGTAAGGGCCGGGTGATCGCCAGCCGTGACGTTGAAGCAGCGTTGGCCAGCATCGGCATCGGACCGGATTTCCGGATCACGGAAGGCGCGGTCGACGCCGACTATCGCTTCGTCCATCGCAAGCTGGCAGACGGCGACCTATATTTCGTCAACAACCGCACCGACAAGGCTGGCCGGATCGAAGCGCGCTTCCGCGTGACGGGCAAGCAGCCTGAACTGTGGCGCGCTATCGACGGCACGGCAGCGCCCATCTCCTACCGCATCGAGGGCGGCGAGACGGTGATCCCGCTCGATGTCGGGGCCGAAGACGCTTTCTTCATCCTGTTCCGCAAGCCTGCCGTCGCGCCTGCCGTGGCCGTGGCGGCCAAGACGACCTATCCGGTCATGACCCTGAGCAACCCCTGGTCGGTCAGCTTCCAGCCCGGTCGCGGTGCTCCGGCGAAGATCGAGATGCCCAAGCTCACGCCGCTGGAAAGCAATGCGGACAAGGGCGTCCGCTATTTCTCCGGGGTTGCGACCTACAGCACGCGCTTCGCCCTGCCCAGGGGCGTGAAGGCTGGCGCGCCGCTCTGGATTGATCTCGGCCGGATCGGCGATGTGGCGGAGGTCCGCGTCAACGGGCAACTGGCCGGAACCAGCTGGTTCGCGCCCTATCGGATCGACATCGGCAAGCTCGTGAAGGCGGGCACCAATCAGCTCGAGGTCAAGGTCGCGAACCTGTGGGTCAACCGCCTGATCGGCGACCAAC
- a CDS encoding alpha/beta hydrolase gives MNPVRQAIAAMGTDLGPDVLAQCGALFDAEQSALVEQMPASVADIAYGPHERHRLDLYRPQGDGHAPILVFVHGGGFLKGDKGGGDAWPNANVGRMAAQAGFLGVVINYRLAPDHVWPTGAEDVAAVVAWLKGQAAQHGGDADRIVLMGTSAGAVHVAGYLKLAGADDIRAAILLSGLYGYTPLDQRDTLYYGEAALYPDRMPLEAVAATTLPLFLACAEFDPPRFQAEFLGLMQDRLARHGAMPRALILSGHNHYTMPMHLGTADRRLADEICAFVRDITA, from the coding sequence ATGAATCCAGTCAGACAAGCCATCGCCGCGATGGGCACCGACCTTGGCCCGGACGTCCTGGCGCAATGTGGGGCGCTGTTCGATGCCGAGCAATCCGCGCTGGTCGAACAGATGCCGGCATCGGTCGCCGACATCGCATACGGGCCGCATGAGCGCCATCGGCTCGACCTCTACCGGCCGCAGGGCGATGGACACGCGCCCATCCTCGTCTTCGTTCATGGCGGGGGGTTCCTGAAGGGCGACAAGGGCGGCGGCGACGCGTGGCCCAACGCCAATGTCGGCCGCATGGCGGCGCAGGCCGGATTTCTTGGCGTCGTCATCAATTACCGGCTGGCGCCGGATCATGTCTGGCCCACCGGTGCCGAGGATGTCGCGGCCGTGGTCGCCTGGCTCAAGGGCCAGGCCGCGCAGCATGGCGGTGACGCTGATCGGATCGTGCTGATGGGCACGTCGGCGGGCGCGGTGCATGTCGCGGGCTATCTCAAGCTGGCCGGGGCGGACGATATTCGCGCCGCGATCCTGCTGTCCGGCCTCTATGGCTATACCCCGCTCGATCAGCGCGACACGCTCTATTATGGCGAAGCGGCGCTCTATCCCGACCGGATGCCGCTGGAGGCGGTCGCGGCCACCACGCTGCCGCTGTTCCTCGCCTGCGCCGAGTTCGACCCGCCGCGTTTCCAGGCCGAGTTCCTGGGTCTGATGCAGGACCGGCTTGCCCGTCACGGCGCGATGCCGCGGGCGCTGATCCTCAGCGGCCATAATCACTACACTATGCCCATGCACCTTGGCACGGCCGACCGGCGGCTCGCCGACGAAATCTGTGCCTTCGTGCGCGACATCACCGCCTGA